A portion of the Zymoseptoria tritici IPO323 chromosome 8, whole genome shotgun sequence genome contains these proteins:
- a CDS encoding RNA binding zinc finger protein, RanBP2-type yields the protein MATPTQPQQYGGGNPYPTPASQTPYQQQNQQTQQQQQQGPAPAQFEKYCIIHIATTCDEHGVYVTKDSAEVIEIGWVVVDAQNPERELHRQSVLVRPVNTPITPLCTSLTTLTWEHVKNAGTFRDAINTFDAYASENLVPKEAGPGANPTFAFVTLTPWDLRVQLPREARDKNVVLPPYLQHPVLFGLRGEYQLFQSHHPETLAFSSTSLSSICAGLEVEEVRSSGKVTGGLPFHLQALAPSSPRRALEEALTLTRCLNSLVTKSRPSNTSSGTPDVLQRPIDARSDVRAFLGERSKVLHLSGLPHDTTQSELESWFTQFGGRPIAFWTLRTPEGGKPSGSGFVVFGSHEEAAESLSMNGRALNDRAIEVAPSSARVLDRAAHSQPPGGPPLLTPFPPSKNRPRPGDWTCPSCGFSNFQRRTACFRCSFPAMGASGPDPYSQPYGGMQPPAYGGGNYGHPGMMQGHMHGGNQYGGGMGGMGGGSSGRGGIVPFRAGDWKCGNEGCGYHNFAKNVSCLRCGASRSNAAVVAESGMTSFPGNSYGGPPPNMPMQSMDSSSYGGMQQPSGGYGGSGMGGPPGGFGGQSFGGMHSQQGGFDSRTEQAFNNHGSHGPQQGGPPGGYSNGGYGNTGGYGGGPGGNDGSGDPFSFLSSGMGQLGINDGGDNRRNGQGGAKSPQ from the exons ATGGCCACTCCCACACAACCTCAGCAATACGGCGGCGGGAACCCATATCCCACACCGGCATCGCAAA CTCCATACCAGCAGCAAAATCAGCAGAcccagcagcaacagcagcagggACCCGCTCCGGCGCAATTCGAGAAATACTGCATCATTCACATCGCCACCACGTGTGACGAGCATGGCGTCTACGTGACCAAGGACAGCGCCGAAGTCATCGAGATTGGCTGGGTCGTGGTCGATGCTCAAAACCCCGAGCGGGAG CTGCACCGCCAGTCCGTTCTGGTTAGGCCAGTCAACACTCCCATTACACCTCTCTGCACCTCGCTCACCACCTTGACCTGGGAGCATGTTAAGAACGCCGGCACATTTCGCGACGCCATCAACACCTTCGACGCCTACGCTTCGGAGAACCTCGTCCCGAAAGAGGCCGGTCCTGGTGCCAACCCGACCTTCGCTTTCGTCACTCTCACTCCTTGGGATCTACGTGTGCAGCTCCCTCGTGAAGCTCGCGACAAGAACGTGGTCCTCCCTCCATACCTTCAACATCCCGTCCTCTTCGGCCTTCGTGGAGAGTACCAGCTGTTCCAGTCTCACCACCCGGAAACGCTCGCTTTCAGCTCTACCAGCTTGTCCTCCATCTGCGCAGGTCTGGAAGTTGAAGAAGTACGTTCGTCTGGCAAGGTCACCGGCGGTCTCCCATTCCACCTTCAGGCACTCGCTCCGTCCTCTCCACGCAGAGCACTCGAGGAAGCACTCACTCTGACTCGCTGCCTGAACTCACTCGTCACGAAATCGCGACCATCAAACACCAGCTCCGGCACTCCCGACGTGCTCCAACGTCCGATTGACGCCCGCAGTGACGTTCGTGCCTTCCTCGGCGAGAGAAGCAAGGTCCTGCATCTGAGCGGACTGCCCCACGACACAACTCAGAGTGAGCTTGAGAGCTGGTTCACGCAATTTGGAGGTCGTCCCATCGCTTTCTGGACGCTGCGTACTCCCGAAGGTGGCAAGCCGAGTGGAAGTGGATTCGTCGTCTTTGGATCCCACGAAGAG GCCGCCGAATCGCTCAGCATGAACGGACGCGCTCTGAACGACCGCGCGATCGAGGTCGCTCCTTCGTCGGCTCGCGTGCTCGATCGCGCCGCGCACTCGCAGCCACCAGGTGGACCGCCTCTTCTCACTCCTTTCCCGCCATCAAAGAACCGCCCACGTCCAGGTGACTGGACTTGCCCCAGCTGTGGGTTCAGCAACTTCCAGCGTCGCACGGCGTGCTTCCGGTGCTCATTTCCCGCCATGGGAGCTTCTGGTCCGGATCCTTACAGCCAACCATATGGCGGTATGCAACCACCTGCCTACGGCGGTGGCAACTATGGCCACCCTGGCATGATGCAAGGCCATATGCATGGCGGAAACCAGTATGGAGGTGGCATGGGCGGCATGGGCGGCGGATCCAGCGGTCGCGGTGGCATCGTTCCATTCCGTGCCGGTGATTGGAAGTGCGGCAATGAGGGCTGCGGCTACCACAACTTCGCCAAGAACGTGTCGTGCTTACGCTGCGGCGCCTCTCGCAGCAACGCCGCTGTCGTCGCTGAGAGCGGCATGACGAGCTTCCCGGGCAACAGCTATGGCGGTCCACCACCCAACATGCCGATGCAGTCGATGGATTCCAGCTCGTACGGCGGCATGCAGCAGCCTTCCGGTGGCTATGGCGGTAGCGGAATGGGCGGTCCTCCAGGCGGCTTCGGCGGTCAATCCTTCG GCGGCATGCACTCTCAGCAAGGTGGCTTCGACTCCCGCACCGAGCAGGCTTTCAACAACCACGGCAGCCACGGTCCTCAGCAGGGCGGTCCACCAGGCGGCTACTCGAACGGCGGATACGGCAATACTGGTGGCTACGGAGGCGGTCCTGGAGGCAACGATGGTTCTGGAGATCCATTCTCTTTCCTGTCCTCAGGCATGGGCCAGCTCGGCATCAACGATGGAGGAGACAACCGCCGCAACGGACAAGGAGGCGCCAAGTCTCCTCAATAG